In Coffea arabica cultivar ET-39 chromosome 9e, Coffea Arabica ET-39 HiFi, whole genome shotgun sequence, the genomic window tataATCCGCAGACTCCAAGACATTCCTgacatttcaaactttttctctGCAACTAAGAAATAAGCCTATGACTGCACAATTTGGTACGGGTGATATGAGGTTAATCTCTgtgttgtttttgtttctttaccTCGTTGTTCTGTCATCTGGGGCGACAAGATTTCCAATGGCGAAGCCAGGGTGCAGAGATACCTGTGGGACTGTGACAATTCCCTACCCTTTTGGAATTGGTCCTGGTTGTGCTCTCAATCAAGCTTACACCATCAATTGTACCGATGGAGTTGACAGTTCCATGGACGGTTCAAGGCCATATCTGACCATTCGACCGCAAGGAGGGTCCTTACAATTCAGGCAGGTGCTGGAAGTGTCCCTGAGGGGCCAAACTGTAACCATAAATACTACAACATCTGCAGTTTGCTGGGATCAAGGGCAAGTCGATCTGCCCTTGCTCGATCCTGTCCTTAATGGAACCCCTTTCTTATACTCTCCAGAACACGACAAGCTGATGCTTGTTGGCTGTGGTAATGTTCTCCTCACTTTGGGTTTTGACAGTCCGGAGATTTTGTCTGGTTGCACCTCAATGTGTAGTGGCAGAAAGACACCCGGTTGCTATGGCATCAATTGTTGTCAAGCAAGTTTTCCTTACTACATCAGCCAATACAGTTTGAACTTAACAGCCTCACAGAACTTAACATCTCGTACCTGTTCATATGCCTTGTTTGTAGACCAAAAGTGGAACTTAGATGATTACTTGAACCCTTTAAAAGATCCATTCTTTCCTGTTGTCTGGTCCTGGACCCTCCCAAATTATTCAGATATTGATGCCATCTCAGGCTGCAGTCCCAAAAATAGCTCCCTTCAATTAGAATCCGGGAACATTTCCAGTTACCAGTGTGAATGCAGAACCTTAGGAGGTGATACTTGGTTTTATCAGATCAACCCATACTTAGATGGCGCATGCCAAGAAGGTAACATTTTCAGAGGAtagggcattttttttttgtaacttaATGATTTAACCTTTTGGTTTCAACTACCATTTTCTCTAATCATAGCAGATTGTCCTTCTGGATCTTCATCTGAAACTTATTTTTTGTGCTTGCTTGTTTCTTTTTCAAAGCCATTTCCCAAATCAGAGCCAGCAGAAGCAAGAGGGCAGCAATTATTATTGGTAATCCATCCATCACCTTTTATTTACAACTTTTTATTGATTTCAAGTCTCAATGGTATTGAAACATAACTTTTACAGTGAGCGTGTTGTACAGGTCTCTCTCTTTTTTATTGGCAAACATAATGCATCTCATAGTATCCCTAATCTAGTTCAAGATAGTCTTGACTCCCAAATTTACTTGCAATAATTTGATTTGGAAATTACACAGGTGCTACCATAGGAGCAGGCGTGTTAATTTTCATGATCATTATTTCAATATCATACAATGCACTGAAGAAGAGATGGAACAATAGGCGCAAagagaagtttttcaaaagaatgtTACAACAGCAGTTACCCGCTGATGATATTGAAAACACAAAACTTTTCACTGCAAAGGAATTGAGCAAGGCTACTGACGGATTCAACAACGATCGAATACTAGGTCGCGGTGGTCAAGGCACGGTATACAAAGGAATGTTGACTGATGGAAGGATTATAGCAATCAAAAAGGCTAAAAATGTTGATGACAGCCGCTTTGAAGAATTCGTCAATGAGGTGGTCATTCTGTCACAACTCAATCACAGGAATGTGGTAAAGCTCCTAGGTTGTTGTTTGGAGACAGAAGTTCCTTTACTGGTTTATGAATTCATCCCCAATGGAACCCTTTACAGTCTCATTCATAATCAGAATGATGATGAATTCCCCTTCACTTGGAACTTGAGACTAAGAAT contains:
- the LOC113709798 gene encoding wall-associated receptor kinase-like 1; amino-acid sequence: MTAQFGTGDMRLISVLFLFLYLVVLSSGATRFPMAKPGCRDTCGTVTIPYPFGIGPGCALNQAYTINCTDGVDSSMDGSRPYLTIRPQGGSLQFRQVLEVSLRGQTVTINTTTSAVCWDQGQVDLPLLDPVLNGTPFLYSPEHDKLMLVGCGNVLLTLGFDSPEILSGCTSMCSGRKTPGCYGINCCQASFPYYISQYSLNLTASQNLTSRTCSYALFVDQKWNLDDYLNPLKDPFFPVVWSWTLPNYSDIDAISGCSPKNSSLQLESGNISSYQCECRTLGGDTWFYQINPYLDGACQEGATIGAGVLIFMIIISISYNALKKRWNNRRKEKFFKRMLQQQLPADDIENTKLFTAKELSKATDGFNNDRILGRGGQGTVYKGMLTDGRIIAIKKAKNVDDSRFEEFVNEVVILSQLNHRNVVKLLGCCLETEVPLLVYEFIPNGTLYSLIHNQNDDEFPFTWNLRLRIASEIAGALAYLHSQISVPILHRDVKSSNVLLDEKYIAKVADFGTSKTIEVDKTHLTTAVKGTFGYLDPEYFHTSHYTDKSDVYGFGVVLVELITRQKPISSTPISSMQTGEDNFCMSLVERFLKSMNQNSLQTILDSQLVDERYENEVIFVAKLARQCLNSTGKMRPTMREILLELESIKLSKRDSTIDTKFQSPSCIENLAGGIVGNTDTYCTWTSGSDTVESSSDAHPFL